One genomic window of Parasteatoda tepidariorum isolate YZ-2023 chromosome 9, CAS_Ptep_4.0, whole genome shotgun sequence includes the following:
- the LOC107436172 gene encoding endothelial zinc finger protein induced by tumor necrosis factor alpha isoform X1, which translates to MNLKDNNLFNVRSDKKMKPYSCGICKKHFSSNSQLTVHSRIHTGKKPYSCTLCNMSFSVKSNLTQHCLVHTGEKPHSCSVCDKSFSKKHHLTNHTYIHTGEKPYSCSECNKSFSRKDQLTEHSYTHSNEKPYSCSVCNKSFSRMTHLTEHTRTHSGEKPYSCVICNKSFSQENTLSMHCRTHTGEKPFSCSVCNKSFTTKSCLTQHSRTHTGEKLFLCVICNKSFLQRVELVVHSRVHTGEKPYSCSVCNKGFSTQSNLSRHSRIHSGEKPFLCAICNKRFLERFELSVHSRVHTGEKPYSCGVCNKSFSTKSNLARHHSRTHSG; encoded by the coding sequence ATGAATTTAAAGGATAACAACTTGTTTAATGTTCgttcagataaaaaaatgaaaccttattcttgtggCATCTGCAAGAAGCATTTTTCATCCAATTCTCAGCTAACTGTTCACAGTCGCATTCATACAGGtaaaaaaccttattcttgtaccTTATGCAATATGAGTTTTTCTGTTAAGAGTAATCTGACTCAGCACTGTCTTGTTCATACCGGTGAGAAGCCTCATTCTTGTAGTGTATGCgataagagtttttcaaaaaaacatcaTCTAACAAACCACACTTATATCCACactggtgaaaaaccttattcttgtagtgaatgtaataaaagtttttcaaggaAAGATCAACTAACTGAACACAGTTACACTCATAGTAAcgaaaaaccttattcttgtagtgtatgtaacaaaagtttttcaaggaTGACGCATCTCACTGAACACACTCGCACTCATTctggtgaaaaaccttattcttgtgtcatatgtaataaaagtttttcacaagAGAATACACTATCTATGCATTGTCGCACTCATACTGGAGAGAAACCTTTTTCCTGTAgtgtatgtaataagagttttacaACGAAGTCATGTTTAACTCAACACAGTCGCACGCACACTggtgaaaagctttttttatgtgTCATAtgtaacaaaagttttttacaaAGAGTTGAGCTGGTGGTGCACAGTCGTGTTCACactggtgaaaaaccttattcttgtagtgtatGCAATAAAGGCTTTTCAACGCAGTCAAATCTAAGTCGTCACAGTCGCATTCACAGTggtgaaaaaccttttttatgcGCCATATgtaataaacgttttttagaaaGGTTTGAACTGTCAGTGcacagtcgtgttcatactggtgaaaaaccttattcttgtggtgtatgtaataagagtttttcaacgAAGTCAAATCTAGCTCGTCATCATAGTCGCACTCATTCTGGTTAA
- the LOC139426433 gene encoding uncharacterized protein → MRKITKTSQDYPDSWGTLTHNPPTHWEHFTSALWFVRVCYRIQINQPQLRFEPGAPETPQPSKNFCWLETFLEPSSSKVRQQINFSGGTAKTGAVTSCALFNVYINDLINTLTEVPNIHCLLYADDLVFWTTASKRHAKSTVETTLNLALESLSRWCEETNMVVNLNKCATQTFSLMHRPIIPNLSFSGTTLENVDSFTYLGTVFDSKLSWRNHVAFVAERVIRRLPILKRLAGTLWGCARSTLALTYQKYILPIFTYCSEPLISMPTSLLQKLEVLQNQALRLITGAVKTTPIDAMTLLTGIKPLDVVFRERAVLLYFKLTQMDNFWTNYQLTPRNLKTQNGFIQTVKDQLVGIDLPQLEGQVELVSPLDYQKINVRLSLEQDIVKSETSTAALHVLALETMGIRYPEPLWLRVFTDGSFHPDQPNAGAGISCNLFSFGAPVGANRSAFDGEVVAIRIALKQLFCSIESFSNVVILSDSKAALCSIESMHCPSNCDVLKCQDAIRKLHHFGKTVALQWIPGHCDIAGNERADVLAKRGTRILQALSSPVPFSTLKRTIRSKIHGDFHHQLSERVLPELLQDVPIATHHRTWFQHDGAKLTSAPVCAYLNAKLETW, encoded by the exons ATgaggaaaatcacaaaaacctcccaGGATTATCCTGACAGCtggggaactctaacccataatccacCTACTCACTGGGAacattttacatcagcactgtggttcgTGCGAGTTTGTTACAGAATTCAGATCAACCAGCCTcagctgagattcgaacccggggcACCTGAGACCCCACAGccttctaaaaatttttgttggttGGAAACTTTCCTTGAACCGAGTTCCTCCAAAGTTCGCCAACAAATCAATTTCTCTGGGGGTACCGCAAAAACG GGAGCTGTTACCAGCTGTGCCCTTTTCAACGTCTACATCAATGACTTGATAAACACCTTAACGGAAGTGCCTAACATCCATTGCCTCCTTTATGCGGATGATCTTGTTTTCTGGACCACAGCATCAAAGCGCCACGCTAAATCAACTGTTGAGACCACACTTAATCTTGCACTGGAATCCCTCAGTCGTTGGTGTGAGGAAACTAATATGGTAGTAAATCTGAATAAGTGTGCCACTCAAACTTTCTCACTAATGCATCGACCTATTATACCAAATCTCTCTTTTTCTGGCACTACGCTTGAAAATGTTGATTCCTTCACTTATCTCGGAACCGTTTTTGATTCTAAACTGAGCTGGAGGAACCATGTTGCATTTGTTGCCGAACGGGTAATAAGACGCCTCCCTATTTTAAAACGACTTGCTGGCACTCTCTGGGGATGTGCCCGGTCTACCCTCGCTCTGACTTATCAAAAATACATCCTTCCAATTTTTACTTACTGCTCTGAACCACTCATCTCTATGCCTACATCCCTACTTCAAAAGCTTGAGGTCTTACAAAACCAGGCCCTTAGACTAATAACAGGTGCTGTAAAAACTACACCTATAGACGCAATGACCTTGCTCACAGGCATTAAACCTTTGGATGTTGTCTTTAGGGAAAGGGCTGTCTTACTATACTTTAAACTTACCCAAATGGATAATTTCTGGACTAACTATCAACTTACTCCtcgtaatttaaaaactcaaaatggaTTTATTCAGACTGTCAAAGATCAATTGGTTGGGATCGATCTGCCCCAACTAGAAGGTCAGGTGGAACTGGTGAGCCCTCTTGACtaccaaaaaattaatgtcaggCTCTCTCTTGAACAGGACATTGTTAAAAGTGAAACATCTACCGCTGCTCTCCACGTTCTTGCGCTGGAGACAATGGGAATCCGTTACCCGGAACCGCTCTGGCTGAGAGTTTTTACAGATGGCTCTTTCCATCCAGATCAACCAAATGCTGGAGCTGGTATCTCTTGTAATCTCTTCTCCTTTGGTGCTCCAGTGGGTGCCAATAGATCTGCTTTTGACGGGGAAGTTGTTGCAATCCGTATTGCTCTTAAACAGCTTTTTTGTTCTATTGAGTCTTTTTCAAATGTGGTTATCCTTTCAGACTCGAAGGCGGCGCTTTGCTCGATTGAATCTATGCATTGCCCTTCTAATTGCGACGTTCTAAAATGTCAGGATGCGATACGCAAACTCCACCATTTTGGCAAAACTGTAGCCCTACAATGGATTCCCGGGCATTGTGATATTGCAGGAAATGAAAGGGCTGATGTTTTGGCAAAGAGAGGCACAAGAATTCTCCAGGCTCTTAGTAGTCCAGTCCCCTTTTCAACTCTAAAAAGGACTATTAGATCAAAAATCCATGGGGATTTCCACCATCAATTGTCAGAAAGG GTGCTACCAGAACTGCTGCAGGATGTTCCGATCGCCACTCATCACCGCACGTGGTTTCAGCATGATGGGGCCAAGCTCACTTCAGCACCGGTGTGCGCTTACTTGAATGCCAAGTTAGAGACGTGGTAA
- the LOC107436153 gene encoding zinc finger protein 135-like, translating to MKMNSNQHDGTHSSEKPYSSDLCNKSFSHKRILSTHRYALTGEKPYSCSECNKSFSRKSSLSLHIRNHTGEKLYSCGICNKSFACGTKLSQHSLVHTGEKPYSCSACNKSFSRNAHLTDHSRTHTGEKPYTCEICNKSFSRETTLTEHRRVHTGETPYSCSECNKSFAQQSALSIHYRIHTGEKPYSCDVCNKSFSRKSSLTLHIRKHTGEKPHSCGICNKSFSRESTLSVHSRVHTGEKPYSCSACNKSFSQKSHLTDHSRSHTGEKPYSCEICNKSFSQRTALTVHRRVHTREMPYSCSACNKSFTTKQNLTAHLYTGQHLSRYSRVHTGEKP from the coding sequence atgaaaatgaattcaaatcAACACGATGGCACACATAGCAGTGAAAAGCCTTATTCTTCTGAcctatgtaataaaagtttctcACATAAGAGAATATTGTCTACTCACAGATATGCTCTtactggtgaaaaaccttattcttgcagtgaatgtaataagagtttttcaagaAAGTCAAGTCTGAGTTTACACATTCGTAATCATACAGGAGAGAAACTATATTCTTGtggtatatgtaataaaagttttgcttGTGGCACTAAACTCTCTCAGCACAGCCTGGTTCATACTGgggagaaaccttattcttgtagtgcatgcaataaaagtttttcacggAATGCTCATCTAACTGATCACAGTCGCACTCATACTGGTGAAAAGCCTTATACTTGTGAGAtatgcaataaaagtttttcacggGAGACAACATTGACTGAGCACAGACGAGTTCATACTGGTGAAACACCGTATTCTTGCAGTgaatgtaataagagttttgcACAACAGTCAGCACTGTCTATACACTATCGCATTCATACAGGAGAGAAACCATATTCTTGTGatgtatgtaataagagtttttcaagaAAGTCATCACTGACTTTACACATTCGCAAGCATACTGGAGAGAAACCACATTCTTGtggtatatgtaataaaagtttttcacgtGAAAGTACACTGTCTGTTCACAGCCGGGTTCATACTGgggagaaaccttattcttgtagtgcatgcaataaaagtttttcacagAAGTCGCATCTAACTGATCACAGTCGCTCTCATACTGGTgaaaagccttattcttgtgaaatatgcaataaaagtttttcacaaaGGACAGCATTGACTGTGCACAGACGTGTCCATACCAGAGAGATGCCTTATTCTTGCAGTgcatgtaataaaagttttacaacGAAACAAAACTTAACTGCACACCTTTATACAGGACAGCATTTGTCCAGATACAgccgtgttcatactggtgaaaaaccttGA
- the LOC107457550 gene encoding uncharacterized protein: MSSKARIGSCCVAVGCCRRSGTNLLSEIKMIRFPKDPIRKTQWENTVGRKDWTSTVNSRICNSHFISGNKSDDPSHPDYVPSVFHHKAALASGSVQRFERTVRRGLSNDQADSSVAATRSISTMTELSMLDISNLERDLCDSQEATLNLRRKVFQCEKSRKSSSDILSNDKQVNFYTKLKGVVLFHALLQWLTTGWKPAVKTRLSSESQLLIVFMKLRLGLLNQDLAYRFGVGSATVSYIFREWVEKMSVTLSSCIAWPSHRPTVMPQCFRHEIFRNVICVIDCSEIFIDTARNLDARSQTYSNYKHHNTVKFLIACSPDGGIIFLSNLYGGRHSDKEITIDSGFLNLVKSGDKILADRGFRIEEVVGLKGASIVVPAFTRGKSQLSGREVSHSRIISKARVHIERCIRRIKAYRILKSTWPPMLTSCVVLKIS, translated from the exons ATGAGTTCTAAAGCTCGAATTGGCTCTTGTTGTGTCGCTGTAGGATGCTGTAGGAGATCAGGTACAAATTTGTTATCAGAAATCAAGATGATCCGATTCCCTAAAGATCCTATTCGGAAAACACAGTGGGAAAATACTGTTGGACGTAAGGATTGGACTTCCACAGTTAACTCTCGAATATGTAATAGCCATTTTATTAGCG gaAATAAATCTGATGATCCCAGTCATCCTGATTATGTACCATCAGTCTTTCATCATAAAGCTGCTTTGGCTTCAGGAAGTGTGCAGAGGTTTGAAAGAACTGTAAGGCGTGGATTATCTAatg aTCAAGCTGATAGTTCTGTGGCTGCCACAAGATCGATTTCAACAATGACAGAATTATCCATGCTGGATATTAGCAACTTGGAAAGAGATTTATGCGACAGTCAAGAAGCAACCCTCAACTTAAGAAGGAAGGTTTTTCAGTGTGAAAAGTCTAGGAAATCTTCCTCAGATATTTTAAGCAATGATAAACAAGTGAACTTCTACACCAAACTAAAAGGAGTTGTTTTATTTCATGCTCTGTTACAGTGGTTGACCACTGGGTGGAAACCAGCGGTAAAGACAAGGCTTTCTTCTGAGTCGCAGTTGCTCATCGTCTTCATGAAGCTAAGACTTGGTCTTTTAAACCAAGATCTTGCCTATAGGTTTGGAGTTGGCTCTGCAACTGTGAGCTACATATTTAGAGAGTGGGTGGAAAAGATGTCTGTAACTCTATCATCGTGCATCGCCTGGCCATCTCACAGGCCTACAGTCATGCCTCAATGTTTCCGACATGAAATTTTCCGAAATGTTATTTGTGTCATCGACTGCTCTGAGATATTCATTGACACTGCTCGTAATTTAGATGCTCGGAGTCAGACCTACTCCAATTATAAGCATCATAATACCGTGAAATTTTTGATTGCTTGTAGCCCTGATGGCGGCATAATATTTTTGTCGAACTTGTATGGTGGAAGACACTCGGACAAAGAAATAACGATTGACTCTGGCTTCTTGAATTTGGTTAAGAGTGGAGACAAGATACTAGCCGACAGAGGGTTCAGGATTGAGGAAGTTGTTGGTTTGAAGGGTGCTAGTATTGTTGTCCCTGCTTTTACCAGAGGCAAAAGTCAGTTGTCTGGTCGTGAGGTCTCTCATTCAAGAATTATTTCGAAAGCTAGAGTTCACATTGAGCGATGTATTCGCAGAATAAAAGCGTACAGAATTTTGAAGTCAACATGGCCTCCCATGTTGACTTCATGTGTAGTGTTGAAGATTTCGTAG